Proteins from a single region of Ananas comosus cultivar F153 linkage group 3, ASM154086v1, whole genome shotgun sequence:
- the LOC109708165 gene encoding SH3 domain-containing protein 2-like, whose product MEAIRKQASKLREQVARQQQAVLKQFGGGGYGSSDNVFSDEGELQQHQKLEKLYISTRAAKHFQRDIVRGVEGYIVTGSKQVEIGNKLSEDSRKYGAENTCTSGNTLSKAALCFSKASCQMEKERGNLLKALVAEPLRAMVMGAPLEDARHLAQRYDKVRQEAEAQAIEVSKRQIKVRETPGNGDLISKLEAAESKLHELKSNMGVLGKEAVAAMTAVEGQQQRLTLQRLIAMVESERAYHQRILQILISLRREMVSERQRIEAAPSPVIENSMPPPPSYEEANGMFATPSVDELAESTEYFLGEAIQSYQAESNVELTLSVGDIIVVRKVSSNGWAEGECKGKAGWFPHGYIERRDRVLASKVAHIF is encoded by the exons GCTGTTCTCAAGCAATTTGGAGGTGGTGGATATGGAAGTTCTGATAATGTGTTCTCTGATGAAGGAGAACTTCAACAACACCAAAAATTGGAAAAGCTTTACATATCCACTCGTGCGGCCAAG cattttcaaaGGGACATAGTGCGGGGTGTTGAGGGCTATATTGTTACAGGGTCCAAACAAGTTGAAATAG GAAATAAATTGTCTGAAGATAGTCGGAAATATGGTGCTGAAAACACCTGCACCAGTGGTAATACATTGTCAAAGGCTGCTTTATGCTTCTCAAAAGCTAGCTGTCAAATGGAAAAGGAACGGGGAAATCTATTGAAAGCCTTG GTTGCAGAGCCATTAAGAGCAATGGTGATGGGTGCTCCTTTGGAGGATGCTCGCCACCTAGCCCAGAGATACGACAAAGTCCGACAGGAAGCTGAAGCTCAG GCTATTGAAGTCTCAAAACGTCAAATTAAAGTAAGAGAAACCCCAGGAAATGGTGACTTGATCTCAAAGCTAGAAGCTGCTGAATCCAAGCTGCATGAATTAAAGTCAAACATGGGGGTATTAGGTAAAGAAGCTGTTGCTGCGATGACTGCTGTGGAAGGCCAACAACAAAGATTGACATTGCAGCGGCTTATTGCAATG GTTGAATCTGAGCGAGCTTATCATCAGAGAATCCTGCAAATCTTGATCAGCTTGAGGAGAG agatggtatcagagcgtcaAAGAATTGAAGCAGCTCCAAGTCCAGTGATTGAAAACTCTATGCCACCACCTCCTTCATATGAAGAAGCTAATGGCATGTTTGCAACTCCAAGTGTTGATGAATTGGCTGAATCAACCGAGTACTTCTTAGGAGAG GCTATCCAATCGTATCAGGCCGAGAGTAATGTGGAGCTTACCTTGTCAGTAGGTGACATTATTGTTGTTCGGAAG GTGTCAAGTAATGGGTGGGCGGAAGGCGAGTGCAAAGGGAAAGCCGGATGGTTCCCTCACGGATACATTGAGAGGCGGGACCGCGTACTCGCAAGTAAAGTCGCTCATATTTTCTAG